The nucleotide window TCCTCTTATACTGGTGAATGAATCATTTAATCCCATCAAGAATTGCATGATATACTCTTCTTGCtggaattcaaaattttttttaactattccaCACGTACATTGTGGCAATTGGTGATAATTGGCTAATTCATCCCAATATGCTTTTAATTGTGTAAAGTAATCACTAACCGATTGTTGTTCTTGAGTTAAAGAACTGATGGCTTTCTTTAATTGGAAGATTCTAGGTCGATTTCCCTGTGAGAAACGTTCTTGTAGATCCTTCCAAACATCTGCTGCTACATCAATGTACAGAATGCTTGAAGCTATGTTCTTGGTGACTGAATTGATTATCCACGATAATACCATATCAATGCACCTTTCCCATGCTGAAAACTTTGGATCAGATCTATATGCAGGTTTCTTTAGGGTTCCATTGACAAACCCCATTTTATTCTTTGCACTTAGTGCTTTGGACATAGCTCTCGCCCATAAAGGATAATTGTCTCCATTTAACTGCAGCGATACTAGCATCAAACCAGGATTCTCTCCATGATGCAAGTAGTAGGAATCTTCAACCAAACTCTGTTGATTTTGTGGAACTGGTGGAGTTGAATCCGTCATTTTTGAAGGAGATCACGTAGATTCAGACTAAGCAAAGAAATCAGATTTCgtctgataccatgataaaaTCTGAATCAAGACATGAAATCTTGAtacaagaaatgaaacttataaGCAAAAAGGAAGATAAAACAGAGTCGTGTAAACTTTGCTTCTGTATTGAATTGATTGCATGTAATTGTTTACATCATTCTATTTATAGAAAGAGCTAGAAGGAGCTGAGTGTAACTAACTAACTTTTACATCAGCCAATGATATTAACCATTTGAGCCACATCATCATAtactttaagaataataatatcaaaaagtGTTAAAGAGTTGTCAAATCAATCtgcataaaaaaaagttcaaattaattagttacATTATTGGGGTCTCtaagtattattcaaaaaaaaaataccattataaattattcttcttACAATTAACTCAATTACATATATCAGTTGACCTAGTCTTTGCAGCGAAGCATCTCTACAACCTGGGTCATGGTGGGCCTATCATCCTTGTCTTCTGCAACGCATTTCAAAGCCACCTTGAGCAGAAGTTCCATCTTAGCCGAGTCATATCTGCCGGCCATGCTTGGATCTACAATCTCCTCAATATTCCAGGACTCCCTTGAAGCTTCACCATCAGCATCCATGATCTTCTCCCTCACCAGCGTGTCCAATCTAGTATGCTCTTTCGCCCCTCCGCCACCAGAGCTATGCTGCGTACCTGTGGGGCTCTTTCCAGTAACCATTTCCAGCACCACAATCCCATAGCTATAGACATCAACTTTAGAGGTGATAGGAAGATTATAAACCCATTCAGGGGCCATATAACCTCTAGTTCCTCTCATCTTTGAGAAGCTTGAATGATCATGCTCACTTCTATTCAGTAGTTTAGACAGACCAAAATCTGCTACCTTTGGTTGATAGTTGGAGTCCAAGACTATGTTATGAGGCTTTACATCACAATGTAAAACCCACTCTAGGCACTCTTCATGCAAATAAGCTAGGCCTTTCGTTGTGCCAACTGCAATATCAAACCTCTTTTTCCAATCAAGTTCGTTAGAAGCAAGTTTTTCTGCTAAGGTTCCATGCTCCATGAACTCGTACACCAGAAGCCTATGCTTTCCCTCTGCGCAGTATCCCCAGATGTCTATCAAGTTCATGTGGTTAAGCCTCCCAATGGTATTTACTTCTGCTTGGAATTCGGCTTCTCCTTGGTTAGCTTCGTCGAGTCTTTTGATTGCTGCAACTCGCTTATCGGGCAGTATACCTTTATATACTACCCCTACCCCTCCTCGTCCAATCACTTCAACGAATCCCCGTGTGGCCTTTTTCAGCTCAGAAAACTTGAATCGCTTGAATCTAGACATCAGGAGGTATCCTTCTGCAACTTGGTCGGAATTCTTACTGctcaagaacaagaaaaagagCACCAGGAAAGTGCAGGTTACCTCTAGGCCTCCCACTGCAGTAGCAAACCAAAGCAAAAGCTTCACTGTCTTATTTTCATACGTTCCTCTAATTTGCCTGCTAAGTTCGGCTGTGCAATTTAACCTTGATTCGGCGGCATCCAGCGTCTTGTTATAGACAAAACCAGCTTTGGgaacttttaaataaaagtctCCCTCAAAATTTGGTGTATGTCGTCCATTAATTGAGTAACTCATACTTGGGGTAACATAAATAGCCACGGTACACATCTGCGCTAAATCTAAATTGGAAACCTTTGCAAGCACACGTCGTCAGGCATTCGTTTTCACAGTGTTGTAAGGTCACATTAGGCTGGAACTTTATATCATTGCCAAAGAAATCAACATGAGAAAGTTGGACAAAACTAGACAGCTCTTCACGACTCTGATTGCAAGGGAGATTGAAGTCTGCTTCACACCCAAACGACCAATCAGTTGGATCTTTGATCTTGAATCCATGCAAGCAAGAGCATCTCCTGCCGGAAGCATGATCATAACTACAAACACTATTGGGCCCACATATGCCATGAATCGTGCATGGATCCGACAACGCTTGCCATGTGACAACCCAATCCCACCCTTCATTCGTTGCTTCCAGGCTGTATAATCGAAGGTTACCATCACGATCAAGAGTTAATCTTCTGTGAGTTTTCACACCAAAATCTGTAGCTAAGATCTCCAAATGATCAGATGACCAGATATAGCCCGACTCGTTCAGTACTGCAGCTTTACTAGAGTTGTACATAGACCTTCCGGCTAGTCCAGGATCACTAAGCAATGGATCAGGCCAGTAGAGACTGGATACAACAGGACCTTGGTATAACAGTCTAAGTACATTATCGTTGTCAAAAATAGCTTATAGTAGCCAGAAGAATAGTCTACTTTGCTTGATTTTGATACAAGGGTTGAAATCCTGGTTAGTGTTTGTTGTGGAAGAAGAGTATCTGTTGGTGAATCAAAGCTCTGCCAGATGACACCACTCTGATCAGAATGATTTAGAACAAGATTTCCCGTGTTTTGGAGCTGTAGGTGCAATTTCGAGGACTCTAAAGGGGTCGAGGCTGCTGTTCTGGTGACCCAAACAGTTGTACCAACAGAATTTGTTAGGCGAAGCTTGCCATCTTTCGAAAGCGAAAGCTGTGAACCTGTTCCATCAACCGGATCATCTCGGTTTGCCATCCAAACAACGGTCGGAGCTGAGGACCTTGTCAACCATATGGCAAAGCAGAAAGCATTTTCACCGACCGGGGAAAAATCCCGCAGAGAAATCACCACTGAGAGAAACCAGTTTGTCGCTTGGGTTATCAACAGATAAAGATGAGCCTCTGAGAACGTCAGATTTTTCTGATGATGAAGATAATAGGGGAGGAGTTTGGATGagcaaaagaagaaggaagaaaatggaGATATCCATGATGAGAATGCAAGAGGGTTACGTAGTCGAGATCATCTTTCTACTTTCTGAGTCTTTATCTGCGGTACTGATAGATGCATACATGATATAGGAGAAGATCAATGCAAATGTTCGCCATTTGTTTTCCCAGCCCACTTGTTAATAAACTAAAACGAACGTTTGCAAGACCATTCCTCAGACAAACCATTCCTCAGACAAAGGCTATGGATGGACATCATGTCATGATCATGTAGTCAATTAAATTACAGCTTAAAACCTAATTATATATGGCCTTGCTTGATGGTGCAAGTTTACGTTGACTCTCGCTAGCTAGCTTAGGGTTATGATCTGattaatgttaattttatgGACAAGTacttttaaatgtataaatttattttacaaaaaagttaatatcactataaaaaattgatttttttttcttatttttttttacagtgaagtctatttttttttataaaaattctgtTTAAAACTggtaaatcttatatatatatgattattctCTTTTAAAACATACTGATAAGATTTCTAAGCAggcttcaatatatatatatatatatatatatatgtatatatatatatatatatattattttcaatgtctgtatatctatctatatatataaagagcctatctaacagaaatttcttgttttaacggacataagtaattttttgttaacttCCCTTTAAATCCGTCTGCGTCGTCTACCTTCACTTATTTAATGGTTGCTGTAAAAGAATTTTTATGAGAATAGGAAGTAACGCTTCCAACACCAACCTCTTCGCATTCATCGCTCTCAAtcaatttctctcatttttgaaaacctctcGAGCAAAAGGCGATCTGGAAATGTCATCAAGGCAACAGAGGAGTGCAGTATTCATCGCTCACATTTCATTGGTTgctataaaagaatatttatgagaAGGAAAATAACGCTTCGTCTTCCACATGAGAGTTCCCGATGTGCTTCGTATTCATCGCTCTCGTTTCGTCTTCCACATGAGAGTTCCCGATGTGCTTCGTCAATTGCTTATGCCAACCCTCAAAATCTCCCTCGGAGTGTTCAAATCCCTCCTTCAGCGTCGCTCCAAAGCCCTCTCTCTCGCACCTCCATTCCTCGACTACCACTGCTAACCATAACACCCATCTTACACTTTCCAAAACATTGTACAAATAATACTAGGTAAACGCAAAGAGAAACCGTCAAGCCGCTGCTCACCAGAAAAGTCGGCCCATGTTTTGGAGACTCCGATGCTACGATAGAGTATGAGCTGGCTGTTGAAGAGGTTATGGAAGAGAAGTATGAGGATGAGGAGCCTTTGGAGTCTGCATGCGTAGGTCAAAATTTCCAATTCCTCTCCtgtattaatttttggttaatttctaTTGTGGTTCAAGTTTTAGAGCCTCCCAAACGGCAAAGATTTAAGAAGGAAatggaaatatatttttggtgGTGGGTTTTGTTTCGTACTCGAAATCCCAACATGGATATGTTGAAGTCTGAGTGAAtccttgttttcttctttttttcactccttttttttttctaaattttggtACATTTCAAGGTTGTCTTCCCTCTGTGTTAGTACATTTCATCAGTGTTATTTTTGGCGAGGCACTGTGACAGTTCTTTGAGATGAATTGGACAAAGGCTTGGTGTTACCTTGGCAGAACTCAGAAAACTTTGAAAAGATTTCTCGTCTATAAACTATACCTTTGTTCCTCGATTGTGCttgaaaactaaataaattatgaGGGGAAGATCTGATGGAACACAAAAGAAGCGTTTAATCACTTCTTTTTGTGTTGTGGCAATCTTTCTTGGTTTTCTATATGTATACTACGAATCCATTTTTGGCTCTACAAACCATGGTACATCTGCTCTAGAATATGGGAGTAGATCTTTGAGAAGACTTGGTTCATCGTATTTGGGTGGGGAAGAAGATGCTGATGGCAAGCAAGATGAATCTTCAACAAGATTTGGCCTGGCCTGGAAAATGGAGAGGATTTTATCACACCAAAGAGTCTCCCAGTAAGTTCTTTCGGAATATACTTGGTGTTCGGCCCATCTGTTCAGTTTAATTGTTTTCTTAATGCATCCATTGAGTCTGTTTGTCTACTGATTTTTGAAGGTTTGTGATGATCGACATTCAGAACTAATTCCCTGCCTAGATAGACACCTCATATACTAAGTGAGGTTGAAGCTGGACTTATCTTTAATGGAGCACTATGAGAGACATTGCCCTCTTCCAGAAAGGCGGTACAATTGCTTGATTCTTCTTCCACGTGGATACAAGGTGGGGGAGATGCTAAGTTTAAGCAAGATAACGATGTggaatatttgttattttcaagaGTTTTGCATCCTCATCCTTTCTACTAAATATTAGTTGTTCTGTTGCTGGTGTGGTGTTTCAAGTCTCAATCAAGTAGCCGGAAAGCAGAGATCAAGTATGGAAAGCAAACATAGCTCATACTCAACTTGCACATGAGAAGTCTGACCAGAACTGGATGGTTGTGAAAGGTGAAAAGATTGTATTTCCGAGTGGAGGTACTCATTTTCACTATGGTGCAGATAAGTATATTGCTTCAATTGCAAGTGTAAGATGATTGCTGGCCTTTATTGAATACCTTTTGCTAAGTACTTTTTCGAGTTAGGAGGCCATATAGAATTTTGCATACTTCCTGTGCTCTGCATTGCCCTATGGCTCATATTCTCTTTTATTCAGATCTTGCTGtttctctaatttattttttagtaaatatatttatacttcatgaatgaagaaataattttatatgtggCTTAATTTTGCAGATGCTAAACTTTTCACACAATAATATAAACAATGAAGGAAGATTAAGAACAGTTCTTGATGTTGGATGTGGTGTTGTGAGTTTTGGAGCTTATCTACTCTCATCTGATGTTATAACGATGTCCTTTGCACCGAATGATGTGCATCAAAACCAAATTCAGTTCACCCTAGAAAGAGGAATTCCTGCATATCTTGGTGTTCTAGGAACCAAGAGGCTCCCTTATCCTAGCAGATCTTTTGAACTTGCTCACTGTTCTCGTTGTAGGATTGATTGCTTCAAAGAGATGGAATTCATCTTCTTGAACTAGATAGATTACTCAGACTAGGATGCTATTTTTCCTACTCATCTCCCGAGACATATGCTCAGGATGAAGAGGATCTCAGAATATAGAGAGAGATGAGTGCCCTTGTGGGACGTATGTGTTGCACAATAGCTTCAAAGAGGAACCAAACTCTTATTTGGCAAAAGCCTCTGACAAATGACTGTTATATGGAAAGAAAAACCTGGTACCCTCCTTCCTCTCTGCCAATCTGGTGATAATCTAGATAAAGTTTGGGGTGTGTCATTGGAAGCATGCATCATACCATACTCTGATCTTGAGTGTCTTCTCCTATTTTCTTTAGCATAATTACTTGTTTTCTACGATGTTATAAATTGTTAACagaaagttaatattttttgagttgttAAAACAAAACTTGTTCTTGCCTTTATGAATCATGATCCCTATGTGCCACTAATTTAAAAAGTTTGTTTGAGTTTTCTTTAACTTTGGATCTTTTTAGTCAAAGCTTTAAAGTACCTTCACCGTTATTTACATCATAagcaataaaaacaaacataggttttgtttcttttggcaTAAAATATATTCTGGAAAATGTTTTTTGTGCTTTCCTGTGTTTGGTCCCACCAAAGGATGATAATAGCTCCTGAATTCTACATGGAAAAGGTCAAGGTAAGATTCCTCGTGGATATGGCagactaataaatttttaattgataaAGATTACTTCCTTTCAAAAGCAATAATCAGAGcaaactttctttttcactattttttgtttcccCTTCCATTTCAAACAGTGAAGCCAATACAAGTCAACTATAGattattcaattttatgttGGCCTTAACCGACTCAACCAATAGCAGCACTAGAATTTTAACATCGTTTCTATTGATTCTGTACATGAtgacataaaattaaacttatagcaggaagttttgttaaaattatagATGTTATAAACATGTATTGGATTGAatgatattttgaattaatctttttattttttttcactatatcttaaattatttagtataatcaattatttttataaaatatatgttattttttacaaataattattttataaaactaggcaaacgtgcatTATACGTTGCTCCcatctagtatatatataatatatggagcTGGGTCCTGTTCATCGTGTCAAGCAAGCCGGCAAggagtgattttttattaggtgTTGTGGGGTATGCTACCAAATAAATTGCATTTTATTAAATGGGGCGCCGGTTGAAACAAACGTATATATTATGCCATACACAGTGTTTATTAGATTTTCTTAGCCAATATCAATAATGACAGCTTAGTTTTAGAGTGCGCAGCTtgaccattatatatatatatatatatatatatatatataattgtttaattaaGGACTCTACaggattttttctatttaatttttttttctttttctcatataattaagtatttgaATTGTTCAATGCgggagtttatatatattgatcaatcATTAGTTccaaatttatacaaatatgtTTTCTGCAAATTAGTTGGAGTACTACTGTTTTCGATCGTATCTATAATTGATTTTtggttcatttatatatatacatatatatatatatatatttatatatattggctcctggaataaatgaataaataaataaaaatatagcatATATCCGATGATCGATCAAATTGCATGGCCGTGTGGGGGCCCGGCCAACctagatattttacaaaaatacacttaatttaaaatataattgtgtaaaattttataaaaaattttatgtgtaaatcattttccgtataagattgaagaaaaatgaaacttcTTAAATATTCGTATTGTTATTCTTCTTACGCATGGATTCAAATATTTGAATGACATTCTAATTAATGAATAACGAAAACGAATTATTTTCTGGGTCAATTGTTGAATAACGAAAACGACctattttggtatatatatgGTTGGATGTTTCGATAGCCCCTAACTTTATTCCGAAATATTAATTACGTTCGATCAATATTTAGTTAATACATGACGTAGTCCAATGTGGCCGGCCGTATGCTCATTGGTCATCATGACAACCAAGCTAGCTGTGGAAGATATTACGTTCGATTTAATAGCGACGACAATGGATATTTCCGGTGATTTTTCACAGTGTTTACGACAAATTCAGCACTGGGAAAagtcttatttcttgtagtgtttctaccaattcatctcatatcatgatcaatattcctcgtattatttaaattttacagattaaattatatatatatcatgacatcgatgataagtagtatatataacgacctttaaataaaattattttaaaaaataataatagtattaaaataaaataaatctgggCCATCATTAATATTGccaatatcttttatatatgatCTGCTTAATTCCCTTGTTAAATTCCAATAAAATAGACCAAGCTCATGCAGTGGCGAAACCAACAATATTTATGTTGAGGACAGGCCAATTTTTCTATTATGTAACACATTTATGTAAAAAgtaatattgttaaatatagtCTTAAGCTGGTGTGCAAGTTCTACGCATTctctttggaaaaaaaagtgagattgactattaataaataatttttttcatatggatcttagatttatctattttttcaaaggTAGTGGACGAGACTTGCACATAATCCTAGGACTACaatcatcatttttcttatgtaaattaaaaagatattgaaaaatcataacaacataactacaaactattttaactatttttcatatagattgttaaccttaaataatttttcttgtattttcactttgtattctatattaaaaaactcaatattggtatccatattaataaatttattatttctcttaaacttagttttaattttaattttggagaaagcacatccttgaaaatagatcatatatagaaattaaataaaattttgggactataaaaaaaaattggagagaaatatttttaggtatattttaaaaaattttaaaaagcatatggaattataaatttatttggggggagaattatgtataaaatctAGTATTCTATATTtcaagaagtattttttttttttgtgggggggggggggggggggggggagcccTTAGCACAACGTGGGTCCGCCATTGCCTAGCTGGTACGTACTTCACACTAGCCATAGATAAAATGAGAACAGgtaaaaatttctcaaaatttttcaaaaattttcacaatttttttttttaaatatcactcaaattataaaaattactattcaacattttccttgCTATGCCAGGAAATATGCCGCATTTATATATCAGGAAATTAAGCTTATGCTTCAAGCGTATCTAAGAAAATAGACAAAAGTCTTCATTTCTATTTGCCAGAATTTGGTAAAGATGCTACTTGTCAGATTTTAatagttgaattgaaatatattggTCTTATGCATCATTAGATAGTcagatgaaatgatataagaaatatgtaaatagtaataaaattataggaaaaCTAACCTGCTTTTCCTTTGTATTGTATTCATCTTAAATAGAGATTACAAGTATGAGTAACGGTTATGAACAGCTAACATCATGACTATCTATTGTGCTATAAAAGGAAATATAATCACTGCCTATTATGCTATACAAGGAAATAAGAACATTTACAAAACATAGTAAGGTATAAACAgaataagaaattaaagatgAGAGGAAGTCATGGAGAGAGAATCATGGTTGACAGATCATATCTCTACATCCCCCCTCAAGCTCAAGGCGATATTGGACTGCTGAAGAGCTTGCTTCTATTCGGTAGAAACTTGGCAGCACACAATGGTTTTGTAAATATATCGGCAATTTGATCTAGACCAGAGATATGTTGCAGAAAAAGAATACCACGTGCTACTTGTTCCCGAACAAAATGAATatcaatctcaatatgtttCGTGCAATGATGAAAAACTGGGTTCTTAGCCATGTTGATAGCACTAATGTTGTCGCAATACAATGTGGGAGCAGGAATTAAATAGCCAATGCTTTTCAAAAGATGCATGAATCACATAAGTTCAGCTGTGGTTGATGCCAACGCACGGTATTCTACTTCCGCTGTAGAGCGAGACACGGTAGCTTGCTTCTTAGCTCCCCAAGATAACAAGTTATCACCCATATATATAGCAAACCCAGTTGTAGAACGTAGATCATCCCTGGATCCTGCCCAATCCGCATCACAAAAACCACGAAGTGCAATGAGAGGAGTTTGGACAAAAttaagtccaatattaagagtACCTTTGAGATACCGAAATATACGCTTAACGGCAATGAGATGTGTGTCTCGTGGATTTTGCATGAACTGACAAATATTGTTGACTGCATAGGAGATGTTGGGGTGTGTCAAAGTGAGATATTGTAGCAAACCAACAAGGCGTCGATAATGGGTTGGATCAGATAGGAGAGCTCCCCTCATTAGCAGTCAACGACGTACCAGAGGCCATAGGAGTGGAGACTGGTTTCGCACCATGCAGACCAAATTTCTGAAGTAGAGAAAGGAGATATCGAGTCTGAGTGACAGTGATGGTTGACGCAACTCATGTAATTTGTAAGCCTAAAAAGTAATGAACATCTCCAAGATCCTTCATGTGAAAAACAGTAGAGAGATGAGAAATAAAGCTGATGATGCTTGAAGAAGAGCTCCCTGTCATAAGTATGTCATCGACATAAATTAAGAGCACAATTATATCTGAACCTTGACGTCGAGAAAACAAGGACTGATCATAGGGACATCGATGGAAACCCATTTGCTGAATATAATTGCTGAACTTCATGTACCATGCTCTTGGAGCCTGTTTTAAGCCGTAGAGAGCTTTATGCAAGTGAC belongs to Juglans regia cultivar Chandler chromosome 8, Walnut 2.0, whole genome shotgun sequence and includes:
- the LOC109018837 gene encoding uncharacterized mitochondrial protein AtMg00810-like, which codes for MRGALLSDPTHYRRLVGLLQYLTLTHPNISYAVNNICQFMQNPRDTHLIAVKRIFRYLKGTLNIGLNFVQTPLIALRGFCDADWAGSRDDLRSTTGFAIYMGDNLLSWGAKKQATVSRSTAEVEYRALASTTAELM